The genome window TTTATTGACCATTAAGATTCCAATCGTTGGCTGGAACAGTAGCAGCCACAGCATGGAATACACCCACCATCGCTTTCTACAGCACTTATTTATACACTTTTAGCTTTATTACTTTTccacaaaaacattttatgacggccagcagcagcatcgaaatatttatgatatttaCAACAAAAGAGCGAAATGTTGGGCGAACGAGAAATTCTTGTCCGAAATCGAAATAAAAacatacaaattaattaaagtcaATAAAGTGAATTAAATGTGGCCAGGGTCGGACCCCTTTTAATGGGGCAACAACTCCACTGCCACCCTACGCACCTCTCCATTCATTCGAAGattcaagttgtttatgaccAAGACCCGGGTGCTGCTCCTCTTCTGAGtgatcatcatcgtcatcatagTTGGCTGGCGGCATGCACTTCGCTGCCAATTTAATGGCGTTTTTACAACTTGAAAGATTCGTGCCCGACACGCCGTTTTGAGCGATGATGGTTTCCGTTTCTTTTCGGGGCACCCAGTCCCTCGCTAAACGCACACCAAATGCAGCGCAGCGAATGTCATTAGAAACATAAAAATGATATTAATTGCATGCGAGAGTGCAGTGCAGTCGAGGGAATGGAAAACgagattgggattgggattcggCTTGGGATCGGGATTGCGCACGGGCTTGCGGATGACGATGGGAATGTGGATGGTTTGTGGCAATGGCACATGGCATGCAATAGAAACGTCAGCGCCATGATGATGGAATACTCCGAGGTGGCGGCATGGAGATTGTCCGGGTGTTCGAGCAGCCACAGCGATCTCTTTATCCACTTGCCGCCAGTGAAAACTAGAATGAGTGTGTTCCGGGAATCAACACATCAAAACGTgattattcttttatttttaagggAGTTTAAAATTCCAGAATTAATAAGCCAGCTATGTAATTAAGTATTTGAATATGAATACTCATGTTAAAATCTTCTCACAGATCAAaagaatattaataatat of Drosophila mauritiana strain mau12 chromosome 3R, ASM438214v1, whole genome shotgun sequence contains these proteins:
- the LOC117145391 gene encoding uncharacterized protein LOC117145391, whose protein sequence is MLRRKWIALALLGTVMDFLPCANCITGKNHMSFHWRQVDKEIAVAARTPGQSPCRHLGVFHHHGADVSIACHVPLPQTIHIPIVIRKPVRNPDPKPNPNPNLVFHSLDCTALSHAINIIFMFLMTFAALHLVCV